GTATCGCGATATTCCGCATGCGGAAACCGCTTGGCGATTTCAAGTTCCATCGCATCGCGCCCGGCCATGGCAACATCAATCTCACGCACGCCTTCCCTGATCGCATCGCGGATGGCATAGCCACCAACATCGGCGACCTGCGCCCCATGGCGGATCAGGGCAATTTCGGCGGCTGATTTATGCATGCGCTGGCGCATGGTGGCGGGTGCGATGTCCTGCGTGCTGGCGGGTTTCAGGAATTCATCCATCAACGCCTTTTGCACAAGGCTCAGGTGATCGCCCTCATAACCAATCACCTTGCCCGGCCCGGTGACGGACAGGATCGCGCGCCAGTAATTGTTTCGCGCCCAATCGGTATAGGTGATGTTATCGCCATGGCATCGCCGCCACGGTTGGGCGGCATCAATCCCGGCACTGATCGTGACACTTTCGGATGCGGTGACGACAAGCCCGTAAGGCCGGCCAAAGGCGCAATAGAGGAAGCCTGAATAATAGGCGATGTTATGCATGGAAGTGAAAACACAGGCCTCAACACCGGTGTCATTCATGATCTTGCGCAAGCCCGCAAGACGGGCATCATATTCGGCCGCCTCAAACGGCAGCACGCGGTCACCTTGGTGAAAACGGTAAAATTCCGGGCGATCCATAAGCGCGTTCCCTTTTTTACGCGTTGCGCATGCAAAGGGACAAAGACCTCCCCCTGTCATGACAACGACAAAGCAAGATCCCGGCGTTCAGGATATGTATGGTGATGGATTGGGCGCGTGCTTCTGATCGTTCTCACGCTGGCGACGCCATCGCCTGCCCACCGAGACATATTGAGAGATGGGCGCAAGTTGGCAAGCAAAATCTGCATCGCCATATCATTGATCACAGTCACCCGCCGCGCGTTCGGATATGGTCGCGGTCATCACATCTCTTACCAGCGGCGTTACCATACGTTCGTATGATAAATCTGGCGATTTAAAGTACTTTATTAACGGCTTGGCGCTTTACTGTCAGAGAATAAGCAAAAACCGCGAGCAATAACGGATATTCGGCGTGGCAGAAGAAAACGACGACAACGAACAAGGCGGCAGGACAGCAGCCAACGCAGCGATGAAACGCATCGCCGAAAAGGAACTGCGCGAGATCCGCAAACGTCAGCGCCGCAAACGCATGATCGTGTTCGGCCTGAGCTTCTCTCTGCTGTTCCTTGCCATCTTCGGCAGCCTGTTTACCATCAAGTCCAACCTTGATCTCAGCCGCAACATGGTCCGCAGCCCCGAAGTCCGTATTCTGGGCTATGACGGTGCGCTGCTTGAAACCATCAAGGGCCACTATAGCCAGGATGTCTCGCTGACTACTTTGCCCGAACGGGTTCAGAACGTTTTTGTCGCCGCCACCGATCCGACGTTTTTTGATCATCTGGGGGTTTCGGGTGCGGATGTCGCGCGCATGTTCAGCACCGAAAATGCGCCTGGCTCAACCATCACGATGAAGGTCGCGCGCAGCTTTTTCAAAACCAAGGACAGCGGCCCCGGCCGCCACATCCAGGAATTTCTTGTCGCCCTTTGGCTGGAATGGAGTTTCAGCAAGAAAACCATTTTGCGAAGCTACCTTGAACGCGCCTATGTCGGGCGCGGCATCTTTGGCATCTCGGCGGCATCGCGTCTTTGGTATGGCGGGCCTGCCGAACGCATGACCCTGCATCAGGCCGCCGTTCTGGCCGCCGCCATCAGCGACCCTGAAACCTTCAATCCACTGTTTTATCCGCGCGAAACCGCCGAAGAAGCCAACAAGATCTTGGCCCGTCTTGCACAGTACAAGTTTATCGAGGCTGATCGCGTGTCGGCCCTGACCTTGCTCGAACCGAAACTCGATGTGCAGTACGAGGAAAACGTCCTGTCGGGCTATGTCGTTGATATGGTGCTCGAAGAAGTCGCCGATATTGTCGGCTACAGCAGCCGTGACATTGATGTGCTCACCAGCATCGACTGGAAAATTCAAAATCTGGCACAGGAAATTGTGCCGGAAATCGCCGAACTGCGCTTCAAGCCGCGCGGGGCGTCACAGACGGGATTGCTGTCCATCAGCCCCGAAGGCCGCATTCGCGCCCTGATCGGCGGACTGAATTATTCACCGTTCCAGCGCAACCGCGTCACCGACGTCCGCCATTCGCCCGGGCGGATGATCAAGATCGCGACCTATTACTATGCGCTCAATGAAAACAGCGATCCGGCCCAATGGGTGCGCGATAACCGCATGGCGGTGGGCGGCTGGCGTCCGATCAACCCGGATCACGACTATATGGGCATGATTTCACTGCGCGAGGCATTTGTGCGTGATGTCAACACGGTGCCAACCAACCTTGCCGATCACTTTGGTCTGTTGAATGTCCGCCAATATGCCCACAATATCGGCATCAAAAGCCCGTTATCGAGTGATATCAGAACCGTCGTCGGCCTTGATCCGGTAACGATCACTGACATCACCGCCATTCATGCCCTGCCGCAAAACTCCGGCAAACCACCCCAGATGACCCTGATCAACCGGGTGTCCTATACGGGTGATAATAGCACCCCCCCGGTTTATCAGCGGGTCGAGGAAGTGCAGGAAAAACGCCTGACCGACGAAGGGATTCAGGCGTCCTACGTTTTGTTTGCCAGTGTCACCGACCCGCAAGTGCGTCTGGATCGTCCGTTTGCCGGCTATGGCACGGTGGCCGGTGGCCGCACCGATGCATGGTATGTCGGGTTCTCGTCCGATCTGATCACAACCGTCTGGGCGGGGAATGACAATCGGTCACAGATGGATGTCCGCGGCGAGGTAGAACTTGCGTCTTTGTGGCGGTTATTTATGCTGGAAGCGCATGATGGTTTACCCATCCGTTCCATGGTCCGTGCATCGTCTGAACGCCGTCGCGCAGGCGATGGCGTCAAGGATCTGTGGAAAATGGGTCAAGTTGACAGTGCAAGCGGACAATAACGGATAAAACCGTCGCAAAACGGGGAGACGGGGGACTCCCTCCTCGGTTGGGACATAAAAATTGAAATTCGCCGGAAAATGCGGCGCTATCGCCTGTCAGACGCACTTTGGGGTTGTGCGGATATGACGGGCAATTTGGCGTGTGCACGGCCCGGACCAGACCGATAGGTGCTTTTGTGGCCCAAAGAGAATTCAAAAGGAAAAAGAGCGTCCGTAAAGGCGCAACAGGTTCCAAAAAGCCGAAAAAGCGCGTCAGCAGTTCGGGCAAGAAAGGCGGCAGTCTTTTTGCCCGTCTGGGCGATATGATTCCGGGGCCCGAAGCCATTGCCAAATTCATCGTGCTCGGCTCGATCTGGGTCATGGTTCTGGGCGGCGGGGTTGTTGCCTATTACGGATATGGTCTGCCCGACAAGGTCAGCTTTGATGTCGCCAGCGAACGCAAACCGTCGATCCGTGTGATCAGTATTGATGGCCAAAACCTCGCGGCCTATGGCAATCGCTATGGCAACCCGGTCGAGGTCCGCGATCTTCCCGACTATGTCGGTCAGGCGTTTGTTTCCATCGAAGACCGCCGGTTTTATGACCATTTCGGGATTGATATTGTCGGTATCACGCGTGCTGCCTGGACCAACCTGACGGCTGGGCGCATTGCCGAGGGCGGCAGCACCATCACCCAGCAGCTGGCCAAAAACCTGTTCCTGTCACCGGAACGCTCCTTTGGCCGCAAGATCGAAGAAGTGCTTCTGGCCCTCTGGCTGGAATTCAAATTCGATAAGCAGCAAATCCTCTCGCTTTATCTCAACCGGATTTATTTCGGCTCGGGCGTCTATGGCATTGATGCCGCCGCCCGGCATTATTTCGGCACCGATCCTAGGCGTCTCAACCTGTATGAAGCCGCCGTTCTGGCTGGCCTGCCCAAGGCACCAAGTCGCTATAACCCGATGGTCGATCCGAAACTTGCGGCCGAACGCGCCAATGTCGTGCTGGAAGCCATGGCATCGACCGGTGCGCTGACCAAGGCACGCGCCGAACGCGCCAAACAGACCCGGGTGCGCACCGCACGTGCTGCACAGGCAGGGCCGGGGGTGCGCTATTTCACTGATTGGGTACTTGATCGTGTGAAAGATTATGTCGGCTATGTCGATCAGGATCTTCTGGTTTATACCACGCTTGATTCCCGTCTTCAGGCCATCGCCGAAGAAAACCTTCTGCGTGCGCTCGCCAGTAACGGGGCCAAGGAACACCATGTCGGGCAGGCCGCCCTTCTGGCGATGACGCCCGATGGGGCCGTCCGCGCTATGGTCGGTGGCCGTGATTATTATGAAAGCCAGTATAACCGCGTGACACAGGCCCGCCGTCAACCGGGCTCGGTGTTCAAGCTGTTTGTCTATCTCGCCGGGCTTGAAAACGGTTTTGGCTCGAACGACTGGATGCGTGACGGGCCGATTGTTATTGATGGCTGGGAGCCGCGCAACTTCGACCGCAAGCACCACGGCACCATGTCGATCCGCGATGCGGTGGCAACCTCGAACAACTCGATCGCGGTCCAGCTCTCGCTTGAAGTCGGCCTCGACAAGGTCATCAAAAAGGCGCGTGACATGGGTGTGTCTTCGGAACTCAAACCGGAACCAAGCCTGGCGCTCGGCACCAGCGAAGTCTCGATGCTGGAACTGACCGGTGCCTATGCGATTGTTGCCAATGGTGGCTTTGCCGTCTTCCCGCACGCAGTCAGCAAGATTACCGGCAAGGGTGGCGAAGTGCTCTATGAACGCTCTGACGACTTCCCGGTCCGTCTGATGAACCCGCTGCATGCCGGGGAAATGAACAACATGCTGGCCGCCGTGGTGTCCAAGGGCACGGGGCGCAACGCCATCATCGACCGCCCCTCAGCCGGCAAGACCGGTACGACATCGGATTACCGCGATGCCTGGTTCATCGGCTACAGCTCCGATCTGGTCGCCGGAATCTGGATGGGCAATGACGATGGCAGCCCGATGGATGAACAGGTCACCGGCGGTGCCCTTCCGGCCGCACTCTGGCGCGACTTCATGCTGCACGCCCACCAAAACATCCCGGTCCGATCCCTTGGCAAGGCCGCACTCGCGCGCTCCAAAAAGATCGGCGAAGACGACAGCTGGCGCGACTTCACCGCCGGCTACAGTTCGGGCAACACCAAGCAGTAAGGCACCTCAACTGTCTTTGACGAAATCACAGGCGGTCTTCGGGCCGCCTGTTTTCGTTCAAACTCTTATGGCCTATCTACAGCCTATCCGTCATTCCCGCGAAGGCGGGAATCCACTATGGTTGCAGCATTATATGAATTGCAAGGCAGCGCTTTTCTCTGTTTGGAATGAGATTTTTGATCAACTCTAAAGTTTAATTTGAGGTATCTGGAAAGTCATTTTTAAATGAGGCAATCATTGAAAAAGATATTGTTATTTTTCGTTATTTTGTCGTCAGTCATTTTTTCCTATATGGATTTCAATAAAATCCATGAATTAAATGATCTTTATTCATGGTTTATAATTGGATGTATTAGTTTCATTGGTGGAATTTTATCCGTATTGATTTTTGATGGGGCAATTAAGGACGAAAAGTATCGAGCCGGGATCGTAGACGTTATGGGTAAATACGCAGGGGGTCTTGCCAGAAATGTTTTTATGCTCTGTTTCGGCTTGATGATCATTGCGATTATAATATTCAGAATGGACGATTATAGATTTTTTGTTATTTATTTTGCATTTGGAGTGTCTTTTTATGGATATTCCTTGTTCTACAAATTTTCATCTAAACATTAGAAATATTGTTATAATTTTATTTGTAAATTCTAATAAATATTGAACGTATTCTAGCTGCAGAATTTTCTGCTCACGCGGGTCTTCAACGCAACCAGTTCACGGGAAACCCGAGATTTGTTGATAAAATTGCCAGCATTATCGGCAGACGCCTTGAACAAAGAGCGCTGGGACGATCGCGCAAAAACATTGAAGCTTTTGACGACCAAAATAGATCTGTCCCCTTTTTCTTTTTACTGGAATATGCTCTCGGGTCGATAGTTGCGGTATCGGGATGAGATTTTAAGAGAAAGGTGACTGGTTTGTTCGGACGTTTGTTTGCTGCGCTGTTAGTTATCTCCATTACTTTGCCGGGGGAGGCTCAATCTGAGGAGCGCTATGTGAATCTCGAAGGACAAGAAATGAAGTTGGGTGACTTATATGATCATCCTGACGAGTTTGGCGGATTTTACGGGGTTTATGGAGGAGGTGTTTCCTATTTTCTTCTTGGTTTAATAAATGGATTGGTGTTGGGCGAAGGAGAGGTTTCTCTAGATGATAATGGTGGGAAATATGTTATATGGTTTTCAAAAAGTGAATTGGATTATAAAAACCTAATATCTTCTCTGGGAGGAAATGAAGATTTAAAGCGTGGAAATATTGATGATTTTGTGAGTTCAAACAGGTCTTGCGCAATTGTTGGTCTTTCTGATGTGGACGGTATGATTGTAAATTTTTCGATGGTTGTTACAGACGGTAGTTATTATAATTATTACACATGTTTGGTTAGTTATTTTAAAAAATACTCTAAGTTATTTAGATAAATCTAGTGGGGTCGTTTTTTCAACTATTTCAATAGGTGTGTTTGATTTTCTGAAAGGAAAAAGGCGACAGATTTATTTTCTTCTTTCCAGTGAAACCACAAAAAAAGACCGGCATCGATAAACGAGCCGGTCTTCAAGTTGGCTTGCTATGACCACATCAGGGGGGATGTGGCCGGGAGTTTCTCACCTGTCAGAACCCCGTGGGTGCAGCATCGGGTTGGGAGACATTCTACTGCGGGGTACCAACTGACGGTGCGGGGTGGCGCGTCGTCATGGTGAGATCAGGCTGCAGCAGCCTGATTGGTGAGCGCTTCGAGGAAGTCCAGGCATTCCTCGATCTGCGAAATTTCAATGAACTCGTTGGGCTTATGGGCCTGCTCGATGCTGCCGGGGCCGCAAATGATCGACGGGATGTTGCCCTGTTTTTCAAACACCCCACCTTCCGAGCCATAAGACACCTTGCCGGAAATCTCAGGGATGATGTTGCTGACATAGCAAAACGCTTCCGCATCCGTGCAATCACCCATCCCCGGATAGGAAAAGATCTTCTCGAATGTGAAGCCGGTGTCGTCTGCCTTGGCCTTCATTTCGGCATCAAGGGTGTCCATGATGGTCTTTTGCAGATCGGCAATCACCGCTTCGGCGTCATGGTCGGGCAGATGGCGAATTTCAAAGGTAAACTCGCAATATTCCGGGGTGACGTTGGTCGCGGTACCACCACTGATCGTGGTCGTCAGCATCGTGCTGTGCGGCACGGTGAAATCGGCGTCAAACGGGCCGTTTTGTTCGAATTCACGGGCCTTGTCGGCAATCAGGTTGATCGCGCGCGCGCCATATTCAATGGCATTGACGTGATCAGGCGCAAACGAACTGTGTCCTGCCGTACCCGTCACGCCAACCCGCATGGAATATTTGCCCTTCTGGCCGTTAATCACCTTCATGTTGGTCGGCTCGCCAATCACCGCCAGACGCGGTGGCGTGTCCATCTTCGCCAGATGATCGACCATTGATCCAACACCGATGCAGCCGACTTCCTCGTCATAGGACAGGCAAAGATGAAACGGAATTTCAAGGTCGCGTTTGACCAGTTCCGGGATCATCGCCAGCGCACAGGCCGAAAAGCCCTTCATGTCGGCTGAGCCGCGACCAAACAGCTTGCCATCCCGCTCGGTCAGCTCAAACGCCGGGCTGACCCAGGTGGTCTCAAGGGCGGGTACCACATCGGTATGACCCGAAAGCGCAATGCCCGGAACCCCTTTGGGGCCGATGGTCGCCAGAAGGTTGGCTTTCTGCCCGGTTTCATCATGGAACAGCGTGGACTCAATGCCGTATTCCGCCAGATAGTCACGGACGAAATGGATCAGACCGAGATTGGAGTTTTTGCTCGTCGTGTCGAACGCCACCAGTTTGCCAAGCAGATCGATGGCATGATGAAGGCGGGACATGTTTGGTTTGGACATTTTTATCTTCTTGTTTGGGTCAGGACGCGGATGCGTTGGTGGCATCGCGCTTGTCGCGCCATTTCTTCCATTCGCGGCGAATGGTCAGAATGACGAACAGAACGGTCAGGGCAAAGAAGCCCCATGAAATCCATGACTGGAAGAAGACACCAAGATCACCGCGCGAAATCGCAAGCGAGCGGCGCATATTGTCTTCAAACATCGGGCCAAGGATAAAGGCGATCAGGAACGGGGCGGCCGGGATGTTGAGCAACATCATGGCAAAGCCAACCACACCCATCACCAGAAGGACGGTGACATCAAACGGGCTCGCCCCGATGGAATAGATGCCATAAACGCACAGGATCAGAATGCAGGGCAAAAGCAGCGTCTGGGGAATGCGCGAAATCTTGGTAAAGGCACCGGCTGTTGCCTTGCCAGCAACAAACAGGAACACCGAACTAAACAGGATGCCGATAAACAGCGCATAGACATCGCCCAGATTGTTCTGAAACAGAAGCGGGCCGGGGGTCAGGCCATGGATCATGAACGCACCCAGCATGACACCGGTAATCACATCACCCGGCACACCAAGGGCCAGAAGCGGGATCATGGTCGCACCGCATGCACCGTTATTGGCAGATTCGGACGCGGCAATGCCTTCGATCTCGCCTTCGCCGAACTTGTCCCCGTTTTTCGAGGTCCGGCGCGCTTCGCTATAGGAAAAGAACGCAGCCGTCGACGGGCCGATGCCCGGAATTGCGCCCAGGATCACGCCAATGATTGATCCGCGACAGATCGATTTGATCGATCCGCGAAACTCGGCAAGGGTCAGGCGGTTATCGCCCAGCTTCATCGCCGCCGCATTATCTTCCGGGCGGAACACAATCATCTTGATCAGTTCCGGCAGGGCAAACAGACCGATCAGAACCGGCACCATGCCAAGACCCGATTTCATGTCTTCGGAAAGCGCAAAGCGGAACGATCCATACATGTCTTCGCCAACGGTCGCCAAAAGCAAGCCAAGGCAGGCCGAAATGATGCCAAGAACCAGCGAACGGCCCGAAATACTTGCCACAATCGTCAGCGAAAACGCCATCAGCATAAAGAATTCCGGCGGACCAACCCGCAGCGCAAAAGTCGCCAGCGGGATGGCGAGGAAAAACAGCGAAATGTTGGAAATGAAATCGCCGATGCAGCTTGAAATCAGCGCCATGTTCAGCGCCTTGCCACCCTTGCCGGCCCGTGCCAGCGGATAGCCGTCAAGCACCGTGCAGGCGGCCGATGCCGTGCCGGGCGTCTTGATCAGGATGGCCGAGATTGATCCGCCATAGGTTGAGCCTTTATACAGCGCAACCAGAAGCAGGATGCTCGTCACCGGGGACAGATAGAACGTAAACGGAAGTGCCAGGGTGACGGCCATGGTCCCGGTCATGCCCGGGATCGCGCCAATGATCACACCGCCCCAGATTCCGGCAAACATCGCCAGGAAATTCGGTAACGTTGCCACCTCCTGAAAGGCGTAAAGCAATTCATTCCACATAACGATGAACTCTCAATCAGATCAGGGTGGTCAGGTGGGAAATGTTCGCCGACAACAGCTTGCCCTTGGGGAAGGGCGTATGCGTGACTTCGGTAAACAGCAGATACAAAAGAACCGGGAAAATGACCGCAAGGCCGATCATCCAGAACTTGCGTTCGAAATTGCCCGTCATGATGAACAGCACGCCAAGCAACAAAACCGTCGCCGGAACAAACCCGATCAGGGGCATGCCATATACAAAGGCGGCAAACACGATCAGGATACCGGCAAAACGCATCAGATGGGTCTTGTTGCCAAGGATGCGGTTGCCAAATCCTTCGACCCGGTCACGGCTGGCTTCGCGCATTTTCGGGAACGCCAGAACAAGCGCAAGAACCCCCATTACCAGTCCGATCACCGCGACCACGCGCGGCCACATATCCGGTGGCGGGGCAAAGCCCGGAATGAAAGACGGAACCTTCACATAGATCGGGATCAGAACGAACAGGATGACGGCAAAGAACACCGTTGCCACCAGTCCGGCATAGAAATCACGATTTTGGTTCATGGTTCCGTCTCGCATTAAGGTCTTTGACTAAAAACGCGGTTGCGTCTTACTGGATGTAGCCGAACTTCTTGGCCATGCCGTTATAAAGCTCGAACTGGCTTTTGACGTAGGCAGCCGGGTCTTCATCGCCGATGATCGAGGTCGAACCACGCTTCTCGGCAAGGTCAAGCCACTGCTCGTCGGTCGCAACCTGACCCAGGATCTCGGTCCATTTGGCAACGACGTCTTCCGGAAGGCCTTTGGGCGCATACAAGCCGCTCCAGCCACCAACCTGACCGGCCTGGGCATAACCCAGTTCTTTCGCGGTCGGAACATCCGGCAGGGATGCCATGCGTTTCGGCGAATAGACCATCAGCGGGCGCATCTTACCGGCTTCGATATGCGGCATCAGAGAGCCAGCAGCAATCGCCAGGAAATCAACGTGACCGCCAAGCAGGGCAGCGGCCAAAGCAGAGCCGCCTTTATATGGCACGAGGGTGGATGCGGTCAGCGGGTCAAGACCAACGTCAGACAGCAATGCCTGAACCGTAAAGCCGTCAATCGCGGTGGGGCCGGATGCGGCATAGGTGGTGGCACCGTTGCTGTCTTTGATTTTGGCAATCAGCTCGTCGATGGTCTGGATGTCGGAATTGGCGTTAACAGCCAAAATCATCGGGGTCGCTTCAAGCATGCCAAGGAAGGTGTAGGCATCCCAGCCAACCGGGCTGTCGGTATAAACGGCCGGATAAAGCGCCATGCCAACACGCGACAGCAAAAGGGTATAGCCATCCGGGTCGGCTTCGGAAACGAAGCGCGCGCCATTCATGCCGCCATTGCCGGTTTTGTTGACCACAACAACCGGCTGCCCGCCGGTATAGTTGCTTGCGGTTTCTGCCAGCGCACGGGCGGCCAGGTCAGATGCACCGCCGGCACCATAAGGTGCGACCAGCGTAATGGCTTTTTCAGGATAGGCGTCTGCCTGCGCGGTCGAAATCATGGATGTGGTTGCAAGGATTGCGGCTGCGATCCCGGCTGCTTTCTTAAGCTTGTGAAACATTTTCATGTCTCCCTGGGTGGTGGTGGCAGAATTGCCGAAGCTCAGACTGGTTTTCACTCTGTCTTTTGTTTTTGTGCCTTCTTGCATAGACAAACTATAACCGGTGACGCAAAAAATTAATTCCAGTATAACTAATTTACATACTGAACAGCGTTCTGCGGCCGAAATCCGGATTTGGGAAAGCACGATGAAACTGCGCGAACTCGAAAGCTTCAATGCCTTTATGACCCACGGTTCTGTGACGGGCGCGGCCCAGGCGATGAATATCAGCCAACCGATGGTCAGCCGGCTGTTGAACAACTTTGAAAAATCGGTCGGGTTTGAACTGTTTACCCGCAAACGCAATCAGCTGATCGCGACGTCCGAGGCCCAGCAGTTTCATGCAACTGTGCTGCGGTCGCTCAATGCGTTTCGTGAAGTTGAAACCCAGGCGCGTGCGATTGCCAATGATCAGTTAGGTGCGATCCGCATCGCCGCCCAGCCGATCTATGTTGATACCTATCTGCTTGATGTTGTTGCGAAGTTCAAACAGGCCCATCCCAAGGTTTCGATCAGTATTACCGATACGGGCCTCGAAGGGATGCTTGACATGATTGCCACCCGCCAGTGCGATCTTGGCATCGGCATTACCCTTGATCTGCAAGACCCGGATGTCGTGATCACCCCACTTGCGCAATCGCGTGCCGTCTGTCTGATGCCGGTTGATCATAGGCTGGCGAAGTTTGAAACCATCGATATCGATTTGCTGCGCGGCGAGGACTTTGTTGAACTTTCCATTGGCTCGCCCTTGCGCACCAAGATCGACTATATTTTCCAGATTGCCGGCTGGCCGCGCAAAATCGCGGTCGAGGCCCGCACCATCCGCACGATCTCGCGTCTTGTCGAGCGCAATGTCGGTATTTCGGTCAGTGACCCGTTCGCAGCCCTTCTGGTCGACACCGACAAGGTGGTCGCCCGCACCCTGACCCCGAATATCGAATGGGATGTCGCCCTGTTTACCGCGTCTCGTGAACTGAGTGCGGTGGAAAAACGGTTTCTGGCATTTTTGCGCGCCGAATTGCCAAATCTGCGCGCCAGTGGCTGTATTGTATGAGGATTTGATTTGGCCCTATTTGGGGCGATACTCCGGAATCGGCCTATTATTCACTGAATTTGAATAATGGCTCTGATTATTCATTATTTCCGGTCAAACGCCAGCTTGGCTGCAAGGCCTAAAAAGATACAGCCGGTGGCGATCTGAAAGGCGCGCGCAATCTTCTCTGATCGCGACAGAACCTGGCCAATTTTCCCGGCAAAACTGCCGACCAGACAATTGATAATCGTCCCGCCAATATTCAAAATCAGCCCGAAAATCAAAAACTGCAACAACACCGACCCGCGCGACGCATCAACAAACTGCGGAATGAACGCCAGCACAAAGACAATAATCTTTGGATTGAGCAGGTTAACCACAATCCCGTCCCGCCAGGCGGTAAAGGCGCCGGAACGCTTGGTTTGTGCGGGTTTCAGGTGCTGGTCGTGGCTTCGAAACGCGCCAATCGCCAGCCACACCAGATAGGCAATCCCGGCCCAGCGCAGCACATCAAGCGCCACCGGATGGGCCGCGACAAGCGCCGCCAGACCAAGCCCGGCCAAGGCCGTGTGGATCAGCGCACCGGTTGCAATCCCGAAGCTTGCCGCATTGCCCGCCATCGGCCCGGATTTGATGCCCTGACCCAGACAAAACAGCATGTCATTGCCCGGCGTCATGTTCAGCGCCAGGGCGGTGGGAATGAAAATCGCCAGGGTTTCCAATGGGATCAGCATGGATTACGTCCTTTGGGAGGAAATGTGAGGTTTTTCACATTTCAATATTTACGCGCTTCCAGCCCCGTAGCGATGCAGGGCTGCACCATGTTTCTTGAGCCAGTGTTGCTGTTTTTTTGACGGGCCATACAAATCATCGACCACGGCCCAGAAACGTGCGGAGTGATTAAGTTCCTGCAAATGCGCGACTTCGTGGGCGACGACGTAATCAAGCACATCTTCAGGCGCCAGCACCAACCGCCAGCTAAACGACAGATTGCCCGAGGAGGAGCAACTGCCCCAGCGCGTGCGGGTGTCTTTGAGCGAGATACGATTGACCTTTTTGTTGATCTGTTCGGCATAGGCATGGGCGCGCGGGGCGATTTCAAGCTTGGCCTGCTTTTTAAGGAAATCGGTCACCCGGCGGTTGGTATGTTCCGGCTGGCCCGACACCCAGATCACGCCGGCCTCGACCCAGACTCCGCGTTTGGCATCGGGCACGGCACGGATGGCGTGATCATGGCCCATGAAGGGAATCCAGGCACCGGGCATGAATTGCACCCGTTCGGGCAGGCGTTGCATGTGGGCTGCCACCCAATCGCCATGCTGATGGAGCATCGAAATCGCCATTTTGCGCGAAACCCCGTTGGGCACGACGATTTCGACACCGTCGAATGCCGGATCAATGCGCAATTTGAGTCGCGTCGCGCGCGCGCTTGGCCGCAATCGCACCGGCAACGGGCCGATTTTGGGCATATCGATCTCGGTTTCTTCGGTATTCTTGAGCATTCGGCGCGGATTTTTCCAAAAGAGAGGCAAAAAGTGCGATCTTTTTGTGCCTTTTTCGGGCCAAGCCCATCTTGGGTCTTGCCCCCTAGTAGTGTTTTCCTATACTCCGCGCTCAAGGTCTAGGGGCGATTTGCGACATATGGGTTGCAGCCCCGACAGGACGCAGGCGTTAGGTGCCGCGCCCTGCATTACATCGGAAGAAGAAAGGCGTCACTCC
Above is a window of Thalassospira sp. ER-Se-21-Dark DNA encoding:
- a CDS encoding M24 family metallopeptidase, with the translated sequence MDRPEFYRFHQGDRVLPFEAAEYDARLAGLRKIMNDTGVEACVFTSMHNIAYYSGFLYCAFGRPYGLVVTASESVTISAGIDAAQPWRRCHGDNITYTDWARNNYWRAILSVTGPGKVIGYEGDHLSLVQKALMDEFLKPASTQDIAPATMRQRMHKSAAEIALIRHGAQVADVGGYAIRDAIREGVREIDVAMAGRDAMELEIAKRFPHAEYRDTWVWFQSGINTDGAHNPVTARKLKRGDILSLNTFPMISGYYTALERTLFVGEVDEASLKIWEANVAAHEYGMSLLKPGASCAQVTEQINAFFAERDLLQYRTFGYGHSFGVLSHYYGREAGLELREDIDTKLEPGMVISMEPMLTIAEGNPGAGGYREHDILVITEDGNENITGYPYGPEFNVVG
- a CDS encoding transglycosylase domain-containing protein; translated protein: MAEENDDNEQGGRTAANAAMKRIAEKELREIRKRQRRKRMIVFGLSFSLLFLAIFGSLFTIKSNLDLSRNMVRSPEVRILGYDGALLETIKGHYSQDVSLTTLPERVQNVFVAATDPTFFDHLGVSGADVARMFSTENAPGSTITMKVARSFFKTKDSGPGRHIQEFLVALWLEWSFSKKTILRSYLERAYVGRGIFGISAASRLWYGGPAERMTLHQAAVLAAAISDPETFNPLFYPRETAEEANKILARLAQYKFIEADRVSALTLLEPKLDVQYEENVLSGYVVDMVLEEVADIVGYSSRDIDVLTSIDWKIQNLAQEIVPEIAELRFKPRGASQTGLLSISPEGRIRALIGGLNYSPFQRNRVTDVRHSPGRMIKIATYYYALNENSDPAQWVRDNRMAVGGWRPINPDHDYMGMISLREAFVRDVNTVPTNLADHFGLLNVRQYAHNIGIKSPLSSDIRTVVGLDPVTITDITAIHALPQNSGKPPQMTLINRVSYTGDNSTPPVYQRVEEVQEKRLTDEGIQASYVLFASVTDPQVRLDRPFAGYGTVAGGRTDAWYVGFSSDLITTVWAGNDNRSQMDVRGEVELASLWRLFMLEAHDGLPIRSMVRASSERRRAGDGVKDLWKMGQVDSASGQ
- a CDS encoding PBP1A family penicillin-binding protein, with protein sequence MAQREFKRKKSVRKGATGSKKPKKRVSSSGKKGGSLFARLGDMIPGPEAIAKFIVLGSIWVMVLGGGVVAYYGYGLPDKVSFDVASERKPSIRVISIDGQNLAAYGNRYGNPVEVRDLPDYVGQAFVSIEDRRFYDHFGIDIVGITRAAWTNLTAGRIAEGGSTITQQLAKNLFLSPERSFGRKIEEVLLALWLEFKFDKQQILSLYLNRIYFGSGVYGIDAAARHYFGTDPRRLNLYEAAVLAGLPKAPSRYNPMVDPKLAAERANVVLEAMASTGALTKARAERAKQTRVRTARAAQAGPGVRYFTDWVLDRVKDYVGYVDQDLLVYTTLDSRLQAIAEENLLRALASNGAKEHHVGQAALLAMTPDGAVRAMVGGRDYYESQYNRVTQARRQPGSVFKLFVYLAGLENGFGSNDWMRDGPIVIDGWEPRNFDRKHHGTMSIRDAVATSNNSIAVQLSLEVGLDKVIKKARDMGVSSELKPEPSLALGTSEVSMLELTGAYAIVANGGFAVFPHAVSKITGKGGEVLYERSDDFPVRLMNPLHAGEMNNMLAAVVSKGTGRNAIIDRPSAGKTGTTSDYRDAWFIGYSSDLVAGIWMGNDDGSPMDEQVTGGALPAALWRDFMLHAHQNIPVRSLGKAALARSKKIGEDDSWRDFTAGYSSGNTKQ